The Trueperaceae bacterium genome window below encodes:
- the accC gene encoding acetyl-CoA carboxylase biotin carboxylase subunit: MFRKILIANRGEIALRVVRAARELGVQSVVVYSQADENSLPVLLADEAVCIGPPPAASSYLNVRNILAAALVTGAEAIHPGYGFLAENAEFAAKCEEHNLVFIGPRPDNIARIGDKSSARALAQEAGVPVTPGSGALADLAEARAFADQVGFPLILKASAGGGGRGMRVVQSQADLERQFVNAQEEARAAFGNPELYVEKYIEEPKHIEVQVFGDGRGEVVQLFERDCSIQRRYQKLLEEGPSLLDDDLRARIAEAAVRLARHISYRGAGTCEFLVDKAGDFYFSEMNTRIQVEHPVTEMITGTDLVQEQIRVAAGEPLSWRQEDLRVSGHAIEVRINAEDPEHDFRPMAGTITDVHWPGGPGVRVDSHVYAGYRIPPNYDSLLAKVIAWAPTREQALRRMERCLRETVIEGVKTTIPFHLRVLDNAFFRRGQVYTNFVARRMSS; the protein is encoded by the coding sequence GTGTTCCGCAAGATCCTCATCGCCAACCGGGGCGAGATCGCCCTCCGCGTCGTGAGGGCCGCCAGGGAGCTGGGCGTGCAGTCGGTCGTCGTCTACTCGCAGGCCGACGAGAACTCCCTGCCCGTGCTCCTCGCCGACGAGGCCGTGTGCATCGGGCCGCCGCCGGCGGCCAGCAGCTACCTCAACGTGAGGAACATCCTCGCCGCCGCGCTCGTGACGGGCGCCGAGGCCATACACCCCGGCTACGGCTTCCTGGCCGAGAACGCCGAGTTCGCCGCGAAGTGTGAGGAGCACAACCTCGTCTTCATCGGCCCGCGTCCGGACAACATCGCCCGCATCGGCGACAAGTCGTCGGCGCGGGCGCTGGCGCAGGAGGCCGGCGTGCCCGTGACGCCCGGCAGCGGGGCCCTCGCGGACCTCGCCGAGGCCAGGGCGTTCGCCGACCAGGTCGGCTTCCCCCTGATCCTCAAGGCCTCCGCCGGCGGCGGCGGGCGCGGGATGCGCGTGGTGCAGAGCCAGGCGGACCTCGAGCGGCAGTTCGTCAACGCCCAAGAGGAGGCGAGGGCCGCTTTCGGCAACCCCGAGCTCTACGTCGAGAAGTACATCGAGGAGCCCAAGCACATCGAGGTCCAGGTCTTCGGCGACGGACGGGGCGAGGTCGTCCAGCTCTTCGAGCGCGACTGCTCCATCCAGCGGCGCTACCAGAAGCTCCTCGAGGAGGGCCCGTCGCTCCTCGACGACGACCTCAGGGCCCGCATCGCCGAGGCCGCCGTGAGGCTGGCCAGGCACATCTCCTACCGCGGCGCCGGCACCTGCGAGTTCTTGGTGGACAAGGCCGGCGACTTCTACTTCTCCGAGATGAACACGCGCATCCAGGTGGAGCACCCGGTCACCGAGATGATCACGGGCACCGACCTGGTCCAGGAGCAGATCAGGGTGGCCGCCGGCGAGCCCCTGTCGTGGCGCCAGGAGGACCTGCGCGTGAGCGGGCACGCCATCGAGGTGCGCATCAACGCCGAGGACCCCGAGCACGACTTCAGGCCGATGGCCGGCACGATCACCGACGTCCACTGGCCCGGCGGGCCGGGCGTGAGGGTCGACTCGCACGTCTACGCCGGCTACCGCATACCGCCGAACTACGACAGCCTGCTCGCCAAGGTCATCGCCTGGGCGCCCACGCGCGAGCAGGCGCTGAGGCGCATGGAGCGCTGCCTGCGGGAGACCGTGATCGAGGGCGTGAAGACCACGATCCCGTTCCACCTGCGCGTCCTCGACAACGCCTTCTTCCGTCGCGGGCAGGTGTACACGAACTTCGTCGCGCGTAGGATGAGCTCATGA
- a CDS encoding Asp23/Gls24 family envelope stress response protein: protein MTAGDGLDISTDVLYGIAQLAIDQVEGIRTVQPPAKVGEILTGRRAKGIEIERGEDGLRASLTVCVDYGVEVPKVASQAQRAVREAVASMTGMNVVSVDVTVEDVELAPQHGG from the coding sequence ATGACGGCCGGTGACGGGCTCGACATCTCCACCGACGTCCTCTACGGGATCGCCCAGCTCGCGATCGACCAGGTCGAGGGCATCAGGACCGTGCAGCCGCCGGCCAAGGTGGGCGAGATCCTCACGGGCCGCCGGGCCAAGGGCATCGAGATCGAGCGCGGCGAGGACGGCCTGCGGGCGTCGCTGACGGTGTGCGTCGACTACGGCGTCGAGGTGCCGAAGGTGGCCTCGCAGGCGCAGCGGGCCGTGCGCGAGGCCGTGGCGTCGATGACGGGCATGAACGTCGTGAGCGTCGACGTGACCGTCGAGGACGTCGAGCTCGCCCCACAGCATGGGGGCTGA
- the nusB gene encoding transcription antitermination factor NusB, with protein MGAEAPRGSRRARELAFRTLFQAERGADDLLAVWSGVRADIAEEPEDAGDDPYGDPLDRDALELADVLLRSYAADRPRVDALLAENITGWTFAQMSQTDLNVLRVAVTELLHLDTPAPVVIEMAVRVAKRYGGDDSGRFVNGVLAKVVRSLRGSQADDGAPAGGGPERGGGEGGGPRRGVSEVGGDADPEPEPGGGAR; from the coding sequence ATGGGGGCTGAGGCGCCGCGGGGCTCGCGTCGCGCGCGCGAGCTGGCGTTCCGCACGCTCTTCCAGGCCGAGCGCGGCGCCGACGACCTGCTCGCCGTCTGGTCGGGGGTGCGCGCCGACATCGCCGAGGAGCCGGAGGACGCCGGCGACGACCCGTACGGCGACCCCCTCGACAGGGACGCGCTCGAGCTCGCCGACGTACTGCTCAGGTCCTACGCCGCGGACAGGCCCCGCGTCGACGCCCTGCTGGCCGAGAACATCACGGGCTGGACGTTCGCGCAGATGTCCCAGACGGACCTCAACGTCCTGCGCGTCGCCGTGACCGAGCTGCTGCACCTCGACACGCCGGCGCCGGTCGTCATCGAGATGGCCGTGAGGGTAGCGAAGCGCTACGGCGGCGACGACTCCGGCCGCTTCGTCAACGGGGTCCTGGCCAAGGTCGTGCGCTCCCTGCGCGGGTCCCAGGCGGACGACGGCGCACCGGCGGGCGGCGGGCCCGAGCGAGGCGGCGGGGAGGGCGGCGGTCCGCGGCGTGGCGTCTCCGAGGTTGGGGGCGACGCGGACCCCGAGCCGGAGCCGGGGGGCGGGGCGCGGTGA
- a CDS encoding bifunctional 5,10-methylenetetrahydrofolate dehydrogenase/5,10-methenyltetrahydrofolate cyclohydrolase, with translation MSATLMDGKAASEEVVGALQVRVSALPFTPRLTFVRVGDDPASAYYVRSKERLARRVGIASDTRVLPEGTSQGELLALVAELNEDPEVDGVLVQLPAPGVDEAAVLAAIDPAKDVDGLHPLNVGRLWTGRPGLRPATPLGVMALADRYGVRLEGARAVVVGRSNLVGKPLAAMLLERHATVTLAHSRTRDLASLCREADVLVAAVGRPGLVTPEMVKPGAAVFDVGLSRVDGRVVGDVSPEVADVAGWLTPMPGGTGLMTVAMVVSNTVEAAVSRRGQAA, from the coding sequence GTGAGCGCGACGCTGATGGACGGCAAGGCGGCCTCCGAGGAGGTCGTGGGCGCACTGCAGGTGCGCGTGTCCGCGCTGCCCTTCACGCCGCGCCTCACCTTCGTCCGCGTGGGCGACGACCCGGCCAGCGCCTACTACGTGCGCTCGAAGGAGCGGCTGGCGCGCCGCGTCGGCATCGCTTCGGACACGCGCGTGCTGCCCGAGGGCACGTCGCAGGGCGAGCTCCTCGCGCTGGTGGCCGAGCTGAACGAGGACCCAGAGGTCGACGGCGTGCTGGTGCAGCTGCCGGCGCCGGGCGTCGACGAGGCGGCGGTGCTCGCCGCCATCGACCCCGCCAAGGACGTCGACGGCCTCCACCCCCTGAACGTGGGGCGTCTGTGGACGGGCCGGCCCGGCCTGCGCCCCGCGACGCCGCTCGGCGTCATGGCCCTCGCCGACCGCTACGGTGTGCGGCTGGAGGGGGCGCGCGCCGTGGTCGTCGGCCGGTCGAACCTCGTCGGCAAGCCGCTGGCCGCGATGCTGCTGGAGCGGCACGCCACGGTGACGCTGGCCCACTCGCGCACCCGCGACCTCGCCTCGCTCTGCCGCGAGGCCGACGTGCTGGTGGCAGCCGTCGGAAGGCCGGGCCTCGTCACGCCCGAGATGGTCAAGCCGGGCGCCGCCGTCTTCGACGTCGGCCTGAGCCGCGTCGACGGCAGGGTCGTGGGCGACGTCAGCCCCGAGGTCGCCGACGTGGCCGGCTGGCTCACGCCCATGCCGGGCGGCACCGGGCTGATGACCGTGGCGATGGTCGTGTCCAACACCGTCGAGGCGGCGGTGAGCCGCCGGGGGCAGGCGGCGTGA
- a CDS encoding divergent PAP2 family protein translates to MSELVLNGPLMAALLATVLAQVLKLVIVLLTERRLLLSRLLETGGMPSSHSAAVAALAVALGMAYGWNSPQFAIAAVFGSIVMYDATGIRRAAGLQAELINELVSELAHLFDEGFKPQALRTLLGHTYPQVLVGALLGVAVAVAFGV, encoded by the coding sequence GTGAGCGAGCTCGTGCTCAACGGCCCCCTCATGGCCGCGCTGCTGGCGACGGTGCTGGCGCAGGTTCTCAAGCTCGTGATCGTGCTCCTCACCGAGCGCCGCCTGCTGCTCTCGCGGCTCCTGGAGACGGGCGGCATGCCCTCCTCGCACAGCGCCGCGGTGGCGGCGCTGGCCGTGGCGCTGGGGATGGCCTACGGCTGGAACAGCCCCCAGTTCGCCATCGCCGCCGTCTTCGGGTCGATAGTCATGTACGACGCCACCGGCATCAGGCGCGCCGCCGGCCTCCAGGCCGAGCTGATCAACGAGCTCGTCAGCGAGCTCGCCCACCTCTTCGACGAGGGCTTCAAGCCGCAGGCGCTGCGGACGCTGCTGGGGCACACCTACCCTCAGGTGCTGGTGGGCGCGCTGCTCGGGGTGGCCGTCGCCGTGGCGTTCGGCGTCTGA
- a CDS encoding phosphoribosyltransferase family protein — protein MARGTELLASAASGALGALAACPACLAAAAGPAGVCEPCRAWLADAVAASPPPLGATCWLGPYAGPWERLVTAFKHAGARRLARLLGGLLALRTGAWGFAPDLVTAVPASPRRLAERGFDQAALLAAEVAGVRGLPYRPALARSPASRSQQRLSRASRAVNAGGAFGATGPVRGRVLLVDDVLTTGATARSCAAALASAGAAEVRVAVVARAVRGAPAPRGPW, from the coding sequence ATGGCCCGCGGCACCGAGCTCCTCGCCTCCGCGGCGTCAGGGGCGCTGGGCGCGCTCGCGGCCTGCCCCGCCTGCCTGGCCGCCGCGGCCGGACCCGCCGGGGTCTGCGAGCCGTGCCGCGCGTGGCTCGCGGACGCCGTGGCGGCGTCGCCTCCCCCGCTCGGCGCGACCTGCTGGCTCGGGCCCTACGCCGGCCCGTGGGAACGTCTCGTGACGGCGTTCAAGCACGCGGGCGCCAGACGCCTGGCGCGGCTCCTCGGCGGCCTCCTCGCGCTCCGCACCGGCGCCTGGGGGTTCGCCCCCGACCTCGTGACGGCCGTCCCGGCGTCCCCGCGGCGGCTGGCCGAACGCGGCTTCGACCAGGCGGCGCTGCTCGCCGCGGAGGTGGCCGGGGTGAGGGGCCTCCCCTACCGTCCCGCGCTCGCGCGCTCGCCGGCCTCGCGCAGCCAGCAGCGCCTGTCGCGGGCGTCGCGGGCCGTGAACGCCGGCGGCGCCTTCGGGGCGACGGGCCCGGTGCGGGGCAGGGTCCTCCTCGTCGACGACGTCCTCACGACGGGCGCCACCGCCAGGTCCTGCGCCGCGGCGCTGGCGTCGGCGGGCGCCGCGGAGGTCAGGGTCGCGGTCGTGGCGCGCGCGGTCCGGGGCGCTCCCGCGCCGCGGGGGCCTTGGTGA
- a CDS encoding polyprenyl synthetase family protein, whose protein sequence is MSAGFDALDGEAVLAAIRERMLAALPSGDPHPELDRFAALQRDYPRRPGKALRGRVVVLSAAAHGATDWDAALTVAAAVELFQAWVLVHDDIEDGSEERRGAPTLHRLAGVPVAINVGDAMHAHMWRLLHGLLGQGPEEGSRAGVAPRVLDEFGTMVSRTAAGQHLDLAWVETGRFDVGEDEYLRMVTLKTAWYTVASPLRLGAILAGREPSAHLTRAGLDLGAAFQVRDDVLNLQSGAAEAGYGKEELGDLYEAKRTLMLAHLLGAAPPAVADEVVRLLSGPRAERTREGALRVLELMRAHGSLAHAQAVARRLAASGLAALDEALAGAPSPRASAALRRELAAVAERSR, encoded by the coding sequence ATGTCAGCCGGCTTCGACGCGCTCGACGGCGAGGCGGTCCTGGCCGCGATCAGGGAGCGGATGCTCGCCGCCCTGCCCTCCGGCGACCCCCATCCCGAGCTCGACCGCTTCGCGGCGCTGCAGCGCGACTACCCCCGCCGCCCCGGCAAGGCGCTGCGCGGGCGCGTGGTCGTCCTCTCGGCGGCCGCGCACGGCGCGACCGACTGGGACGCCGCGCTCACGGTCGCCGCCGCCGTCGAGCTCTTCCAGGCCTGGGTCCTCGTGCACGACGACATCGAGGACGGCTCTGAGGAGCGCCGCGGCGCGCCGACCCTCCACCGCCTCGCGGGCGTGCCCGTGGCCATCAACGTCGGCGACGCGATGCACGCGCACATGTGGCGGCTGCTCCACGGCCTCCTGGGACAGGGTCCGGAGGAGGGGTCGCGGGCGGGGGTGGCCCCGCGGGTCCTCGACGAGTTCGGGACGATGGTCAGCCGCACCGCGGCCGGCCAGCACCTCGACCTCGCCTGGGTCGAGACCGGCCGCTTCGACGTGGGCGAGGACGAGTACCTGCGCATGGTCACGCTGAAGACCGCCTGGTACACGGTCGCGTCGCCCCTGCGGCTGGGCGCGATCCTGGCGGGGCGGGAGCCCTCGGCGCACCTCACGCGCGCCGGCCTCGACCTGGGGGCCGCCTTCCAGGTGCGCGACGACGTGCTGAACCTGCAGAGCGGCGCGGCCGAGGCGGGCTACGGCAAGGAGGAGCTGGGCGACCTCTACGAGGCCAAGCGCACGCTGATGCTCGCGCACCTGCTGGGCGCGGCGCCGCCCGCGGTCGCCGATGAGGTGGTGCGCCTGCTGTCCGGTCCGCGCGCGGAGCGCACGCGCGAGGGGGCGCTGCGCGTGCTCGAGCTGATGCGGGCCCACGGCTCGCTCGCCCACGCGCAGGCCGTGGCGCGCAGGCTGGCCGCCTCCGGCCTGGCGGCTCTCGACGAGGCCCTGGCGGGCGCGCCGTCTCCCCGCGCGTCCGCCGCGCTGCGCCGCGAGCTGGCCGCGGTCGCCGAGCGCTCGCGCTGA
- a CDS encoding dipeptide ABC transporter ATP-binding protein — translation MPQPTAVQAPREDVLLEVNNLRKYFPIRGGIFSRVVANVKAVEDVSFKVQRGEVVGLVGESGSGKTTVGRSILRLIEPTAGEVKFDGVDITKLNKATMREYRKRMQIIFQDPFASLNPRMSVGDIIGEAMTIHNLARGREREQRVASLLERVGLSPNHMRRYPHEFSGGQRQRIGIARALAVDPEFIVADEPVSALDVSIQAQVVNLLLDLKEELGLTLLFIAHDLGVVEYISDHVVVMYLGRIMEIAPSRELYANPVHPYTEALLSAVPIPDPTVKRERIILQGDIPSPINPPSGCVFRTRCPIATKECAEVVPPLEEVAPGHFKACIHRP, via the coding sequence ATGCCGCAGCCGACGGCCGTCCAGGCGCCGCGGGAGGACGTGCTCCTCGAGGTCAACAACCTCAGGAAGTACTTCCCCATACGCGGCGGCATCTTCTCGCGCGTCGTCGCCAACGTCAAGGCCGTCGAGGACGTGTCGTTCAAGGTCCAGCGCGGCGAGGTCGTCGGGCTGGTGGGCGAGTCCGGCTCGGGCAAGACCACGGTCGGCCGCTCGATCCTGCGCCTCATCGAGCCGACGGCCGGCGAGGTCAAGTTCGACGGCGTCGACATCACCAAGCTGAACAAGGCCACGATGCGGGAGTACCGGAAGCGGATGCAGATCATCTTCCAGGACCCGTTCGCGAGCCTGAACCCGCGCATGTCGGTGGGCGACATCATCGGCGAGGCCATGACGATCCACAACCTCGCCCGCGGACGCGAGCGCGAGCAGAGGGTCGCGTCGCTGCTCGAGCGCGTCGGCCTCTCCCCCAACCACATGCGCCGCTACCCGCACGAGTTCTCCGGCGGCCAGCGGCAGCGCATCGGCATCGCCCGCGCCCTCGCCGTCGACCCGGAGTTCATCGTCGCCGACGAGCCGGTCTCGGCCCTCGACGTCTCGATCCAGGCGCAGGTCGTGAACCTCCTCCTCGACCTCAAGGAGGAGCTCGGCCTCACGCTCCTGTTCATCGCCCACGACCTCGGGGTCGTCGAGTACATCTCCGACCACGTCGTCGTCATGTACCTCGGCCGCATCATGGAGATCGCGCCGTCGCGCGAGCTCTACGCGAACCCGGTCCACCCGTACACCGAGGCGCTCCTCTCGGCCGTGCCGATCCCCGACCCCACGGTGAAGCGCGAGCGCATCATCCTCCAGGGCGACATCCCCAGCCCCATCAACCCGCCCTCCGGCTGCGTGTTCCGCACGCGCTGCCCGATCGCGACGAAGGAGTGCGCCGAGGTCGTGCCTCCCCTCGAGGAGGTCGCGCCCGGCCACTTCAAGGCCTGCATCCACAGGCCCTGA
- a CDS encoding ABC transporter ATP-binding protein, producing the protein MARSERLLEVIDLKTYFDTDEGTVKAVDGVSFHLDRGETLAVVGESGSGKSVTSLSVMRLIPTPPGRIAGGQILFEGQDLVKKSEREMRKIRGNDISMIFQEPMTSLNPVYTVGDQIAEAIVLHQGKTYREAMRMAAEMLDLVGIPEPGKRVKNYPHQMSGGMRQRVMIAMALSCGPKLLIADEPTTALDVTIQAQILDLMRKLQDEIGMSILFITHDLGVVAEIADRAVVMYAGRAVEEADVNAIFAEPLMPYTLGLMNSIPRVDRASEHQERLQAIPGNVPNPLDLPEGCAFHPRCRFAQERCKEAIPPLEDAGNGHQVRCVRWNELDLKSEIRA; encoded by the coding sequence ATGGCGAGAAGCGAGAGGCTGTTGGAGGTCATAGACCTCAAGACGTACTTCGACACCGACGAGGGCACGGTCAAGGCCGTCGACGGCGTCAGCTTCCACCTGGACCGCGGGGAGACCCTGGCGGTCGTGGGCGAGTCGGGCTCGGGCAAGTCGGTGACGAGCCTGTCGGTCATGAGGCTGATCCCCACGCCGCCCGGGCGCATCGCCGGCGGCCAGATCCTGTTCGAGGGCCAGGACCTCGTCAAGAAGTCGGAACGCGAGATGCGGAAGATCCGCGGGAACGACATCTCGATGATCTTCCAGGAGCCGATGACGAGCCTGAACCCCGTCTACACCGTCGGCGACCAGATCGCCGAGGCCATCGTCCTCCACCAGGGCAAGACCTACCGCGAGGCGATGCGCATGGCCGCGGAGATGCTCGACCTCGTCGGCATCCCCGAGCCGGGCAAGCGCGTCAAGAACTACCCGCACCAGATGTCTGGCGGCATGCGCCAGCGCGTGATGATCGCGATGGCGCTCTCCTGCGGGCCGAAGCTCCTCATCGCCGACGAGCCGACGACGGCCCTCGACGTGACGATCCAGGCGCAGATCCTCGACCTGATGCGCAAGCTCCAGGACGAGATCGGCATGTCGATCCTGTTCATCACGCACGACCTCGGCGTCGTGGCCGAGATCGCCGACCGCGCCGTCGTCATGTACGCCGGCCGCGCGGTCGAGGAGGCGGACGTGAACGCGATCTTCGCCGAGCCGCTGATGCCCTACACGCTCGGCCTCATGAACTCGATCCCCCGCGTGGACAGGGCGTCGGAGCACCAGGAGCGCCTGCAGGCGATCCCGGGCAACGTGCCCAACCCGCTCGACCTGCCCGAGGGCTGCGCGTTCCACCCGCGCTGCCGCTTCGCCCAGGAGCGCTGCAAGGAGGCGATCCCGCCCCTCGAGGACGCGGGCAACGGGCATCAGGTGAGGTGCGTCAGGTGGAACGAGCTCGACCTGAAGTCGGAGATCAGGGCGTGA
- a CDS encoding ABC transporter permease, with protein MSDAPDTRRIDAARAEPLGQVDERYAGETTQRVSKSQARIVWEQFRKHKAAVIGGGVLIVMYLTAVFAGFLAPYGINEYRRSPVAAFRPPTKIHWIDPETGRLTRPFVYDVKEERDPRTRQRTYVEDTSVKYPIRFFVHRPEQPYKILGIWESDLRLFGVDDPARIFLWGTNNLGKDVFSRVLYGGQVSLTIGILAVWVALFLGLLMGGLAGFYGGFVDDLIMRLVEVIAAIPGLFLLIVLASLLRDPRNPVAEAIGLRMTSAETFLLTVVVLGLVGWGGLARIIRGLILSARELDYAAAAKALGASETRILWRHLIPSTASYVIVDLTLSIPGFILAETGLSFLGLGPSEVDTSSWGLLLRDATARGVSIQFVPWLLIPGIPIFLAVLCWNLVGDGLRDAFDPKKRR; from the coding sequence ATGAGCGACGCACCCGACACCCGGCGGATCGACGCGGCGCGCGCCGAGCCCCTCGGCCAGGTCGACGAGCGCTACGCGGGCGAGACCACGCAGCGCGTCAGCAAGTCGCAGGCCCGCATCGTCTGGGAGCAGTTCAGGAAGCACAAGGCCGCGGTCATCGGCGGCGGCGTGCTCATCGTCATGTACCTGACCGCCGTGTTCGCCGGCTTCCTGGCGCCCTACGGGATCAACGAGTACAGGCGCTCCCCCGTGGCGGCGTTCAGGCCCCCGACGAAGATCCACTGGATCGACCCGGAGACCGGCCGGCTCACGCGGCCGTTCGTGTACGACGTCAAGGAGGAGCGCGACCCGCGGACGCGGCAGCGCACCTACGTCGAGGACACCTCGGTCAAGTACCCGATCAGGTTCTTCGTCCACCGCCCCGAGCAGCCGTACAAGATCCTCGGCATCTGGGAGTCGGACCTCAGGCTCTTCGGCGTCGACGACCCGGCGCGCATCTTCCTGTGGGGGACCAACAACCTCGGCAAGGACGTCTTCTCCAGGGTGCTCTACGGCGGGCAGGTGTCGCTCACCATCGGCATCCTCGCGGTGTGGGTCGCGCTGTTCCTGGGGCTCCTCATGGGCGGCCTGGCCGGGTTCTACGGGGGCTTCGTCGACGACCTGATCATGCGCCTCGTCGAGGTGATAGCGGCCATACCCGGCCTGTTCCTGCTGATCGTGCTGGCGTCGCTGCTGCGCGACCCGCGCAACCCGGTGGCCGAGGCCATCGGGCTGAGGATGACGTCGGCCGAGACGTTCCTGCTCACCGTCGTGGTGCTGGGGCTCGTCGGCTGGGGCGGCCTGGCGCGCATCATCCGCGGCCTGATCCTCTCCGCCCGCGAGCTCGACTACGCCGCCGCCGCCAAGGCGCTCGGCGCCAGCGAGACGCGCATACTGTGGCGCCACCTCATCCCCTCCACGGCCAGCTACGTGATCGTCGACCTCACGCTATCGATCCCCGGCTTCATCCTCGCCGAGACGGGCCTGTCGTTCCTGGGCCTGGGTCCGAGCGAGGTGGACACGTCGAGCTGGGGCCTGCTGCTGCGGGACGCCACGGCGCGCGGCGTGAGCATCCAGTTCGTGCCGTGGCTGCTGATCCCCGGCATACCCATCTTCCTGGCCGTGTTATGTTGGAACCTAGTAGGCGACGGTCTACGCGATGCCTTCGACCCGAAGAAGCGCAGGTAG
- a CDS encoding ABC transporter permease, which yields MFIFIVRRFIQMVPTFIGATMLAFLISQLVPGDFLARKELEPNVRPETIERMRSQFGLDKPIHVQYVRWMSNLVKGNLGQSFVSNQPVMDRIARPMRNSMYLAIVAILMLWVVSIPMGVYSAVRQYSLGDQVVSVFAYFGLAIPNFFFAQVLILGLFLIRAFTRDNFGYNEMLLPVAGMTSSNFDRLNAWQQLKDVAWHLILPSFVVATSGMAGFTRVLRAQMIEYLGSDFIRTARAKGIGQRGVTYKHALRPSIIPFVAGIGGLLPSLVGGAGLVEVVMSYPGITPTFLDALNNQDIYVVLGLLVITTILLMIGNLISDLLLAAVDPRIRYG from the coding sequence GTGTTTATCTTCATCGTCCGCCGGTTCATCCAGATGGTCCCCACCTTCATCGGGGCCACGATGCTGGCGTTCCTCATCAGCCAGCTGGTGCCGGGGGACTTCCTGGCCCGCAAGGAGCTGGAGCCGAACGTGAGGCCGGAGACGATCGAGCGCATGCGCTCGCAGTTCGGCCTCGACAAGCCCATCCACGTGCAGTACGTGCGCTGGATGTCGAACCTCGTGAAGGGGAACCTCGGCCAGAGCTTCGTGTCCAACCAGCCGGTGATGGACAGGATCGCGCGGCCCATGCGCAACTCGATGTACCTGGCCATCGTCGCGATCCTCATGCTCTGGGTCGTGAGCATCCCCATGGGCGTCTACTCGGCCGTGCGCCAGTACTCCCTGGGCGACCAGGTCGTCAGCGTCTTCGCCTACTTCGGCCTGGCGATCCCGAACTTCTTCTTCGCGCAGGTGCTGATCCTCGGCCTCTTCCTGATCAGGGCGTTCACCCGCGACAACTTCGGCTACAACGAGATGCTCCTGCCCGTCGCCGGCATGACGTCTTCGAACTTCGACAGGCTGAACGCCTGGCAGCAGCTCAAGGACGTGGCCTGGCACCTGATCCTGCCGTCGTTCGTCGTGGCCACGTCGGGCATGGCGGGCTTCACGCGCGTGCTCAGGGCCCAGATGATCGAGTACCTGGGGTCCGACTTCATCCGCACCGCGCGCGCCAAGGGCATCGGGCAGCGCGGCGTGACCTACAAGCACGCGCTGCGGCCCTCCATCATCCCGTTCGTCGCCGGCATCGGCGGCCTGCTGCCCAGCCTCGTCGGCGGCGCCGGCCTCGTCGAGGTCGTGATGTCCTACCCCGGCATCACGCCGACGTTCCTCGACGCCCTCAACAACCAGGACATCTACGTCGTGCTCGGGCTCTTGGTGATCACGACGATCCTGCTGATGATCGGCAACCTCATCTCCGACCTGCTCCTGGCCGCGGTGGACCCGCGGATCAGGTACGGCTGA